Proteins co-encoded in one Leptospira inadai serovar Lyme str. 10 genomic window:
- a CDS encoding toxin-antitoxin system HicB family antitoxin, with protein MKAKASILTIRIPSELKHKIERVAEEQGVSINQLALYAFTKEIQDMETSQYFEKYYKGKSKKQIFSDFREALSTIKSKGSVPDWDKL; from the coding sequence ATGAAAGCTAAAGCTAGTATTTTAACGATCCGGATTCCCTCCGAGCTAAAACATAAAATCGAAAGAGTAGCAGAAGAGCAGGGTGTATCAATAAATCAATTAGCCCTGTATGCTTTTACCAAGGAAATCCAGGATATGGAAACTTCTCAATATTTCGAGAAGTATTACAAGGGAAAGAGCAAGAAGCAAATATTTTCCGATTTTCGGGAAGCTCTCTCTACTATAAAGAGTAAAGGGTCCGTTCCGGATTGGGACAAATTGTAA
- a CDS encoding putative toxin-antitoxin system toxin component, PIN family yields MLSSRELKIVLDTNVLYQALRAEPGASRAILELIFEQKIKLSISIPVFKEYEEVLKRDTSKKDLGIKDKEIKKILGFIAHIGFAQTIYYSFRPNLRDEDDNHFVELAIASNADYLVTSNIRDYLVGNNLKFADLKVITPSEFMKIWRVENES; encoded by the coding sequence ATGCTATCATCAAGAGAATTGAAAATTGTCTTAGATACTAATGTTTTATACCAAGCCTTACGGGCTGAGCCAGGAGCTTCTCGGGCAATTTTAGAATTAATTTTTGAGCAAAAGATCAAACTTAGCATATCAATTCCTGTATTTAAAGAATATGAAGAAGTCTTGAAAAGAGACACTTCAAAAAAGGATTTAGGTATCAAGGATAAAGAAATTAAGAAAATCCTCGGCTTTATTGCTCACATAGGTTTTGCTCAAACGATTTATTATTCATTTCGACCAAACTTGCGAGATGAGGATGATAATCACTTTGTAGAACTGGCGATTGCGTCGAATGCGGATTACTTAGTAACAAGCAATATTAGGGATTATCTGGTCGGTAATAATCTTAAATTTGCAGATTTGAAAGTGATTACACCATCTGAGTTCATGAAGATATGGAGGGTAGAAAATGAAAGCTAA
- a CDS encoding lytic transglycosylase domain-containing protein — MDQPKIRKRHFFIAILPLLYQSLVAPIAGSLTENWILNKSRTETQSVKQFIQEHRPSISPSELEILTKTILLEAAKIDDLACGRYCSEGEKVGLLLGLIQVESEFSRKAKSKKNARGYMQVLPSTGAWIGSLEGRKVRDFHLFETEINIHLGVSYLNHLLETQDGDIHKALLAYNAGPAAVKKWGGVRQYAEDIFSIQEEYLGFRK, encoded by the coding sequence ATGGACCAGCCTAAGATTCGAAAACGACACTTCTTTATCGCGATCCTGCCCCTGCTCTACCAATCCTTGGTAGCGCCGATTGCAGGCTCTCTAACCGAAAATTGGATTTTAAACAAAAGCCGGACGGAAACCCAATCGGTAAAGCAATTCATCCAGGAGCACAGACCATCCATCTCCCCTTCGGAGCTGGAAATATTGACGAAAACAATACTGCTCGAAGCGGCTAAGATCGATGATCTGGCCTGCGGGAGGTATTGTTCCGAAGGCGAAAAAGTCGGCCTTCTTCTAGGACTAATTCAAGTTGAATCCGAATTCTCCAGAAAAGCTAAATCTAAAAAGAATGCCCGCGGCTATATGCAGGTCCTTCCTTCTACCGGCGCCTGGATCGGTTCCCTGGAAGGCAGGAAGGTGCGTGATTTTCACTTATTCGAGACCGAAATCAATATACATTTGGGGGTTTCCTATCTAAATCATTTATTAGAAACCCAAGACGGGGATATTCATAAGGCGTTACTAGCGTACAATGCCGGCCCGGCCGCCGTGAAAAAATGGGGCGGAGTCCGCCAATATGCGGAAGATATTTTTTCCATACAGGAAGAATACCTAGGGTTTCGGAAATAA
- a CDS encoding MBL fold metallo-hydrolase, translating into MATVSKRRSENVSGNFYVDSSCIDCETCRILAPKVFSESGGASYVQKQPSNEIESLDALRALLSCPTASIGTQDRTDLQRAKQSFPSLIHENVYHCGYHSRASFGAFSYLIVRDSGNVLIDSPRFVPSLAEKIHSLGGVRYHYLTHRDDVADHAKFREEFHCERIIHEDDAAVVGRPEILVTGKESFRLDEDLLVIPTPGHTRGHSVLLYADRYLFTGDHLAFDPERERLIAFRNACWYSWSEQKKSMQSLTNIEFEWVLPGHGHPFRTSKERMREMLSKCIEWM; encoded by the coding sequence ATGGCGACCGTCTCTAAAAGAAGAAGCGAGAATGTTTCCGGGAATTTCTATGTGGATTCTTCCTGCATCGATTGTGAAACATGCCGAATTTTAGCCCCGAAAGTTTTTTCCGAGTCGGGCGGCGCTTCCTACGTTCAGAAACAACCATCGAACGAAATCGAATCCTTGGACGCATTACGAGCTTTGCTTTCTTGTCCGACCGCATCTATCGGAACGCAAGATCGAACCGATCTCCAAAGAGCTAAGCAATCCTTTCCCTCGTTAATTCATGAAAATGTCTATCATTGCGGCTATCATTCTAGAGCTTCGTTCGGGGCCTTTTCCTATTTAATCGTTCGGGATTCCGGAAATGTCCTGATCGACTCTCCTCGATTCGTTCCTTCGTTGGCGGAAAAAATACATTCTCTAGGAGGAGTTCGATACCATTATCTCACGCACAGAGACGATGTCGCCGATCATGCGAAATTCAGGGAGGAATTTCATTGTGAAAGGATTATTCACGAAGACGATGCCGCCGTTGTCGGTCGGCCGGAAATACTCGTTACGGGAAAAGAGAGTTTTCGTCTGGATGAGGACCTTCTGGTAATTCCCACGCCCGGCCATACTCGGGGGCATTCGGTCTTGCTTTATGCGGATCGATATCTTTTTACGGGAGATCACCTTGCGTTCGATCCGGAGCGGGAACGTCTAATCGCCTTTCGAAACGCTTGTTGGTATTCCTGGTCCGAACAAAAAAAATCCATGCAGTCGCTTACAAACATCGAATTCGAATGGGTTTTGCCCGGACACGGGCATCCGTTCCGGACCTCGAAGGAACGAATGCGCGAGATGCTCTCGAAATGCATTGAATGGATGTAG
- a CDS encoding substrate-binding periplasmic protein — protein MFFQVPLKIRFLRFLVLPGLYFFFSGSFAIAQGDSAVSRLLEIQRRGEIRVTGNRNFAPFYIDKPKEGFPGFDAELGKKYADFLGVKYVFVPKPEFEDFAEAVQKGEVDLALSGLTTTLERSKKIKFSRPYLISTPAALIRKSALPPAPEGNIITTQYFRSVKDLGDLSGISFAVRAFSGSHEYLLHAFPNSRIFTYGSIDGAWNAVKAGTANCFVAEAYHIKGILQLQPSLASNYRPLLETVQEDHISALLPKVDLIYLRNFDFFLSEMIRTGELKLLEDKYFNSSDWVQ, from the coding sequence ATGTTTTTCCAGGTTCCGCTTAAAATTCGTTTTTTGAGATTTCTTGTTTTGCCCGGATTGTATTTTTTCTTTTCCGGATCCTTCGCGATTGCGCAGGGCGATTCTGCCGTCTCAAGGCTCCTGGAAATCCAGCGAAGAGGTGAAATCAGGGTAACCGGGAACCGTAATTTCGCCCCATTTTATATCGACAAGCCTAAAGAAGGGTTTCCGGGGTTTGATGCGGAGCTTGGAAAAAAATATGCCGATTTTCTCGGCGTCAAATATGTTTTCGTTCCGAAACCCGAATTCGAGGACTTTGCGGAAGCCGTTCAAAAAGGAGAAGTCGATTTAGCTCTTTCCGGATTAACGACCACACTAGAACGATCGAAAAAAATAAAATTCAGTAGGCCTTACTTAATTTCAACGCCCGCGGCGCTCATTAGAAAGTCGGCTTTACCTCCCGCTCCGGAAGGAAATATCATTACGACTCAGTATTTTCGAAGCGTAAAGGATCTCGGGGATTTGAGCGGCATCAGTTTTGCAGTGCGGGCATTTTCAGGAAGCCATGAATATCTTTTGCACGCCTTTCCGAATTCGAGAATTTTTACCTACGGAAGTATCGACGGCGCATGGAATGCGGTTAAGGCGGGAACGGCAAATTGCTTCGTGGCGGAAGCCTATCATATCAAAGGAATTCTTCAGTTGCAACCGTCTTTGGCTTCCAATTATCGCCCGCTATTAGAAACGGTACAGGAAGATCATATCTCGGCCCTGCTTCCAAAAGTCGATCTTATCTATTTACGAAATTTCGATTTTTTTCTCTCCGAAATGATTCGAACCGGAGAGTTGAAATTATTGGAAGATAAGTACTTTAATTCGAGTGATTGGGTTCAGTAA
- a CDS encoding acetoacetate--CoA ligase, producing MNEPIWKPNTEQIANSRMTNFQRFVEEKTGKSFLTYSELHSWSVTSSEDFWELLWQYAPVIHSHPYEEILRKGKTFREARFFPGARLNFAENLLRRKDDKLAITYVGESGASEDLTFSELWLRVGALSEYFRSIGILPGDRIAGLMPNVPDTIVAMLSATAVGAVWSSCSPDFGAKGVLDRFGQIQPKVLITTDRYEFKGKNLPLSAIVKEISEQLACLKVVLVSTYPSVQNANSVEGLRNFPSNVMSLYDASKAFLGKSPRFEQLSFDHPVYIMYSSGTTGLPKCMVQGSGVFLNHWKELALHTDLSEEDRIFYYTTCGWMMWNWLVSALSIGATVQLFDGNPFYPDPGVLFKYASEKRTNVFGVGAKYILSLEKDKFRPTQNLSALKSVLSTGSPLPGYGFRYVYDSWKKDVRLSSISGGTDLNGCFALGNPNLPVYAGELQCLGLGMSVQIFDDAGKPMREGKGELICTQPFPSMPLEFWNDTDGEKYRTAYFDVFPEIWRHGDFAEITEHGGMIVYGRSDATLNPGGVRIGTADLYTLLETIPEIADSVVIGQDWKDDVRVVLFLKMSRNKHLTPEFENFIRKEIKDKVSPRHVPSKILEVPDIPYTRNMKKVEIAVKRAVQGQPIPNKDALSNPECLEFFSRIPELQRD from the coding sequence ATGAACGAACCGATTTGGAAGCCGAACACCGAACAGATTGCCAATTCTCGAATGACGAACTTCCAACGGTTTGTCGAAGAAAAAACAGGAAAATCATTCCTTACCTATTCGGAATTGCATTCCTGGTCCGTAACTTCCTCCGAAGATTTTTGGGAACTCCTCTGGCAGTACGCTCCCGTTATTCATTCTCATCCTTACGAGGAGATCTTGCGCAAAGGGAAAACGTTTCGGGAGGCGAGGTTTTTCCCGGGAGCGAGGTTGAATTTTGCGGAAAATCTATTACGTAGAAAAGACGATAAGCTCGCAATTACTTATGTTGGAGAAAGCGGGGCTTCGGAAGATTTGACCTTTTCCGAACTTTGGCTGCGGGTGGGAGCCCTATCCGAGTATTTTAGATCGATCGGTATTTTGCCCGGCGACAGAATTGCGGGTCTGATGCCGAACGTTCCCGATACGATCGTCGCTATGCTTTCCGCAACGGCAGTAGGGGCCGTATGGTCTTCCTGTTCTCCCGATTTCGGCGCCAAGGGAGTTTTAGATAGGTTCGGGCAGATTCAGCCGAAAGTTTTAATTACGACGGATCGTTACGAGTTTAAGGGGAAGAATCTTCCCTTATCAGCAATTGTTAAGGAAATATCGGAACAACTTGCCTGCCTAAAAGTCGTCCTGGTCTCGACTTATCCGTCCGTTCAGAATGCAAATTCCGTGGAAGGATTACGGAACTTTCCCTCGAATGTGATGTCTCTCTATGATGCCTCGAAAGCGTTTTTAGGAAAAAGTCCACGATTCGAACAACTTTCTTTCGATCATCCCGTTTATATAATGTATTCTTCCGGAACGACCGGGCTTCCTAAATGTATGGTCCAAGGATCGGGAGTATTTCTCAATCATTGGAAAGAACTTGCCTTACATACCGATCTGAGCGAGGAAGATCGGATTTTCTATTATACGACCTGCGGATGGATGATGTGGAATTGGCTCGTCAGCGCTTTATCCATCGGGGCGACAGTTCAGCTTTTTGACGGAAATCCCTTTTATCCGGATCCCGGTGTCCTATTTAAGTATGCTTCCGAAAAAAGAACGAACGTTTTCGGAGTAGGAGCAAAATACATTCTAAGCCTGGAAAAGGATAAATTTCGACCGACTCAAAATTTATCGGCCTTAAAGTCGGTTCTCTCTACCGGTTCTCCGTTACCCGGATACGGTTTTAGATACGTGTACGATTCCTGGAAAAAAGACGTCAGGCTTTCCTCGATCTCCGGAGGAACGGATTTAAACGGCTGTTTTGCATTAGGAAATCCGAATTTACCCGTTTACGCGGGCGAACTCCAATGTTTGGGGCTCGGGATGTCGGTTCAAATTTTTGACGATGCGGGAAAACCAATGCGGGAAGGCAAAGGAGAATTGATTTGCACTCAGCCCTTTCCTTCCATGCCTCTTGAGTTTTGGAATGATACCGATGGAGAAAAATATAGAACTGCATATTTCGACGTTTTTCCCGAAATCTGGCGACACGGCGATTTTGCGGAAATTACCGAGCATGGAGGAATGATCGTTTACGGTCGATCCGATGCTACCTTAAATCCGGGAGGAGTCAGAATCGGCACCGCCGATTTATATACTTTGCTTGAAACGATTCCTGAAATAGCCGATTCGGTCGTAATCGGGCAGGATTGGAAAGATGATGTTCGCGTCGTACTATTTCTAAAGATGAGCCGGAATAAGCATCTGACTCCCGAATTCGAAAATTTTATCCGAAAGGAGATCAAGGATAAAGTCTCTCCTCGACACGTTCCCTCAAAAATACTAGAAGTGCCGGACATACCGTATACTCGAAATATGAAAAAGGTCGAAATTGCGGTTAAGAGAGCGGTCCAAGGGCAACCGATTCCGAATAAGGATGCACTTTCCAATCCTGAATGCCTGGAATTCTTTTCTCGAATACCGGAGTTACAAAGAGACTGA
- a CDS encoding 6-carboxytetrahydropterin synthase — MFFQEAGKFYIRIEERFESSHFLYKYFSDGSDEPIHGHSFKVEVYLSGRKNIGEDGISFDFLTSKKKLRELVSELDHILINEHIDFKKTNPTSENMARWFYNGLKESVHAAEGRVERIVIHEGPENLAFFEPLQG, encoded by the coding sequence ATGTTTTTTCAAGAAGCAGGCAAATTCTATATTCGGATAGAGGAACGCTTCGAATCCTCGCATTTTCTTTATAAATATTTCTCGGACGGCTCCGATGAGCCGATCCATGGCCATTCCTTTAAAGTGGAAGTTTATTTGTCCGGGCGAAAGAATATAGGGGAAGACGGGATTAGTTTCGATTTTCTTACCTCCAAAAAGAAGCTTAGGGAGCTGGTTTCCGAATTGGATCATATTCTGATTAACGAGCATATCGATTTTAAGAAAACCAACCCCACCTCGGAAAATATGGCTCGCTGGTTTTATAACGGTCTCAAGGAAAGCGTGCACGCCGCGGAAGGAAGAGTCGAGAGAATCGTGATCCACGAAGGTCCGGAGAATCTTGCCTTTTTTGAACCCTTACAGGGTTAG
- a CDS encoding DUF1858 domain-containing protein, which translates to MSEAVKPRFYKEMTVGEAIALHPEAGLVFSSYHLGGCSHCSINELETIEQVCMGYGVEVEVLIESLNNLMEDGEE; encoded by the coding sequence ATGTCGGAAGCGGTCAAGCCAAGATTTTATAAGGAAATGACGGTGGGCGAAGCGATCGCTTTGCATCCGGAAGCCGGCCTCGTCTTTTCCAGTTACCACTTAGGCGGTTGTTCTCACTGTTCCATCAACGAACTGGAGACGATCGAGCAAGTTTGCATGGGCTACGGTGTAGAAGTAGAAGTGCTGATCGAGAGCCTAAACAATCTGATGGAAGACGGGGAAGAGTAG
- the rodA gene encoding rod shape-determining protein RodA has product MMSDRSIDRIDYFLVISVVIVVLCSVLTLYSQEFNFDDQGSGLFAHKWARQFLYFLIGLVAMWFISRVNYQLIGSYALFIYLFVIFLLVLTLIPGIGYLPSGRGARSWLKIGPVGIQASEFAKLSTVILLGQYLVLREKEMKKITVLILPFVIVLVPMALILLQPDFGTAVSFLPILFTMLFLGGADYLHISSFLTLGGISLLIPMYVEYSRLTLLNDILAFLQRTGKTDLLSIVNRLGGKIWQVLDGKDIAGVNLTPKTLSSLREAVDQVIDLEASFVFKLLSNQGLLIGVGGTLIVLSVIMILLRIARGAKTLRTYYIPLGIVGISILSAVVVMKTVPFRENQVIRLTAFLNPDEFKQGAGYQLRASKPAVGSGKLVGKGFLNAEMTEGKIPHVPESSTDFIFASWAEQTGFIGSVFLLFFLFSIPLRGLQISYESKDRFGSLLASGIVALLFYHMAINIGIVLGLMPVTGIPLSFMSYGGSHLIMSMIAAGIILSIKMRKHAN; this is encoded by the coding sequence ATGATGTCAGATAGATCCATCGATCGCATCGACTACTTTCTCGTGATCTCGGTAGTTATAGTCGTTTTATGCAGCGTTCTTACCTTGTATTCTCAGGAATTCAATTTCGACGACCAAGGGTCAGGGTTGTTCGCTCATAAATGGGCGAGACAGTTTCTGTACTTTCTCATAGGGTTAGTCGCGATGTGGTTCATCTCTCGCGTGAACTATCAGTTGATCGGTTCGTATGCTTTGTTCATTTATTTATTCGTAATATTTCTTCTCGTGCTCACTTTGATTCCCGGGATCGGTTACTTACCATCCGGACGTGGAGCTCGTTCCTGGCTGAAAATCGGCCCCGTCGGAATTCAGGCTTCGGAATTCGCTAAATTGTCCACGGTAATTCTTCTCGGACAGTATCTAGTATTACGGGAAAAGGAGATGAAGAAAATCACGGTCTTGATTCTACCTTTCGTGATCGTACTCGTTCCGATGGCGCTGATTCTTTTACAACCGGATTTCGGAACGGCAGTTTCCTTTCTTCCGATTTTATTCACGATGTTGTTCTTAGGCGGAGCGGATTACCTTCACATTAGTTCCTTCCTGACTTTGGGAGGAATTTCCTTGTTGATTCCGATGTATGTGGAGTATTCGCGTTTGACTTTGTTAAACGACATTTTGGCCTTCCTGCAGAGGACCGGGAAAACGGATTTATTATCCATCGTGAATCGACTAGGAGGAAAGATTTGGCAGGTCCTTGACGGAAAAGATATCGCCGGAGTAAATCTGACACCTAAGACTCTGAGCTCATTGCGGGAAGCCGTCGATCAGGTAATCGATTTAGAGGCGAGTTTTGTTTTTAAACTTTTATCCAATCAGGGATTGTTGATAGGAGTAGGCGGGACTTTAATCGTGCTGAGTGTGATCATGATTTTGCTCCGTATCGCTCGAGGCGCAAAAACATTAAGAACATATTATATTCCTCTCGGAATAGTCGGGATCAGCATCCTTTCCGCGGTTGTCGTTATGAAAACGGTTCCTTTTCGCGAAAATCAGGTAATTCGTTTAACGGCGTTCCTGAATCCGGACGAATTTAAGCAGGGGGCCGGCTATCAACTACGCGCCTCCAAACCGGCAGTCGGCTCCGGAAAGCTAGTCGGGAAAGGGTTCTTAAACGCGGAAATGACTGAAGGAAAAATTCCTCATGTTCCCGAATCAAGTACGGATTTTATTTTCGCCTCCTGGGCGGAGCAGACAGGATTTATCGGCTCGGTCTTCCTGCTTTTCTTCTTGTTTTCCATTCCTTTACGAGGCCTGCAGATCAGTTATGAAAGTAAGGACCGTTTCGGATCGCTACTTGCTTCGGGTATCGTCGCCTTGCTTTTCTACCATATGGCGATTAATATCGGCATCGTTTTAGGGCTGATGCCCGTAACCGGAATTCCCTTATCGTTTATGAGTTATGGAGGTTCTCACCTAATTATGTCGATGATAGCCGCCGGAATTATTCTTTCGATTAAGATGCGAAAACACGCAAACTGA
- the mrdA gene encoding penicillin-binding protein 2, which translates to MLGGSPTSTEFKLERSFRVRLYVFSGFVVFTLASFVIQLFNLQIVQGTNNSLKAEKFVRKSETIPAARGEMFDRNFLTPETSMALVSNYSSLDAVLNTSLLKYDPSKVRNFLHEFARTLSIPMSYYEEDLIEPKFSKNIKSKKPFVLLEAISKAQQERISVFDTVSKYVILVPSPRRIYKMGPALAHVTGYIGKPSKTDLLTREIKSYQWLGKSGLELEYDERLRGADGFRIQKRSSEGNIEEERVVEHSTPGNNLILTIDKDIQIAAYKALKGARGTAIAMRPATGEILAMASNPSFDPNVLSGKNRSERTAHYKRVDSNGGFLNLAIQSKFPPASTYKTLVALAALESGHKVDYTPETTYSCNGSFILKSTFAGVPDQIFLCWEKGGHGTNDLAHALQKSCSVYFYNLGYKLGSDPILTYSRLFGLDAKSNIDLPDEKQGFVPSSAWKKRTYGTKWFDGDTINLSIGQGFMSVTPLGMALFYAGLLNRGQIYQPYTVSEIRDPVDNSIINRTEPQILRDIPIQPSTVEAIKAGLRLVVKSGTASYVLNKPGLPDIAGKTGTAQTRRRGSSGSNHAWFVGYAPASAPVSEQILIAVFVEYGIGGAAGAAPVAREMFRAAFPPGSFKRVAEAPDPGTPVLPEKSNDVR; encoded by the coding sequence GTGCTCGGAGGATCTCCCACATCCACAGAGTTTAAACTAGAGAGGAGCTTTCGAGTTCGTCTTTACGTCTTTTCCGGCTTTGTGGTATTTACACTGGCTTCCTTCGTCATCCAACTTTTTAATTTGCAGATCGTTCAAGGTACGAATAATTCCTTAAAAGCCGAAAAGTTCGTTCGAAAGAGCGAGACGATTCCCGCAGCGCGCGGAGAAATGTTTGATCGGAATTTTCTTACTCCCGAGACTTCCATGGCATTGGTCTCCAATTATTCCAGTTTGGATGCGGTTTTAAATACATCTCTCTTAAAATACGACCCTTCGAAAGTTCGGAATTTCTTGCATGAATTCGCAAGAACGTTATCGATTCCGATGTCGTACTACGAAGAGGATTTGATCGAACCTAAATTCTCGAAGAATATTAAATCTAAAAAACCCTTCGTTTTGCTTGAGGCGATCAGCAAGGCGCAACAGGAAAGGATTTCGGTATTCGATACGGTCTCGAAATACGTAATTTTGGTCCCTTCGCCTCGACGCATCTACAAAATGGGTCCGGCTTTGGCGCACGTCACGGGGTATATCGGAAAGCCTTCCAAGACGGATCTTTTAACACGGGAGATTAAGTCCTATCAATGGCTCGGGAAGAGCGGACTGGAATTGGAGTACGACGAGAGACTGCGCGGAGCCGACGGTTTTCGAATCCAAAAACGCAGTTCCGAAGGCAATATCGAAGAGGAAAGAGTCGTGGAACATTCGACTCCGGGGAATAACCTGATTCTCACGATCGATAAGGACATTCAGATCGCCGCATATAAAGCGTTGAAAGGAGCGAGAGGTACGGCAATCGCGATGCGCCCGGCAACCGGAGAAATATTGGCTATGGCTTCGAATCCGAGCTTCGATCCTAACGTTCTATCGGGCAAAAACCGATCCGAACGAACAGCGCATTATAAACGTGTGGATTCGAACGGCGGATTTTTAAATTTAGCGATACAATCGAAATTTCCCCCGGCTTCCACATACAAAACGTTAGTCGCCTTGGCTGCGTTGGAGAGCGGTCATAAAGTGGACTATACTCCGGAGACGACATACAGTTGTAACGGAAGTTTTATATTGAAATCCACGTTTGCGGGAGTTCCCGATCAGATTTTCTTGTGTTGGGAAAAAGGAGGTCATGGAACGAACGATTTGGCCCACGCGTTGCAAAAGTCCTGTTCGGTTTACTTTTATAATCTCGGTTATAAATTGGGGTCCGATCCTATCCTAACGTATTCCCGTCTTTTCGGATTGGATGCAAAATCCAATATCGATCTACCGGACGAAAAGCAAGGCTTTGTTCCCTCTTCGGCATGGAAGAAGCGGACGTACGGAACGAAATGGTTCGACGGGGATACGATCAACCTTTCTATAGGACAGGGCTTCATGTCCGTAACTCCGTTGGGAATGGCCCTTTTTTATGCAGGTTTGCTCAATCGAGGGCAAATCTATCAGCCTTATACTGTGAGTGAAATTCGTGATCCGGTAGATAATTCGATTATCAATCGCACTGAACCGCAGATATTAAGGGACATCCCGATACAACCCTCCACCGTCGAAGCCATTAAGGCCGGACTACGTTTGGTGGTGAAAAGCGGAACTGCGTCTTACGTTCTTAACAAACCCGGATTGCCGGATATCGCCGGAAAAACCGGAACTGCCCAGACCAGAAGAAGAGGTTCTTCGGGATCGAATCACGCCTGGTTCGTGGGATACGCGCCCGCTAGTGCTCCCGTAAGCGAGCAGATTTTAATCGCAGTCTTTGTCGAATACGGTATCGGTGGAGCTGCGGGCGCGGCACCGGTTGCAAGAGAAATGTTTCGAGCGGCTTTCCCACCGGGCAGTTTCAAACGGGTTGCGGAAGCTCCCGACCCCGGCACCCCTGTCCTTCCGGAGAAATCCAATGATGTCAGATAG
- the mreD gene encoding rod shape-determining protein MreD, whose amino-acid sequence MILEYVVIAAGIFISHFLNGTNALEMWGNKPDFMVLFVLFFALRKGAMAGIWIGFFGGLLSDSGLGGEIVGNVMTYKIGLHSLTFCVMGYSIGKFARSAYHENYLSITLYSLVITLITRVATYFLFSLFFHENLSYSIFSTSIYNAIIAPLFFYLLGKLYRLEQLEA is encoded by the coding sequence ATGATCCTCGAATATGTAGTCATAGCTGCCGGTATTTTTATATCACATTTCCTGAACGGAACGAATGCCTTGGAAATGTGGGGAAATAAACCGGACTTTATGGTTCTGTTTGTTCTTTTCTTCGCGCTTCGAAAGGGCGCAATGGCTGGGATTTGGATCGGTTTTTTCGGCGGCTTACTCTCTGATTCCGGTTTGGGGGGAGAGATAGTCGGGAATGTAATGACTTATAAGATAGGATTGCATTCCTTAACATTCTGCGTAATGGGATATTCGATCGGTAAATTCGCAAGATCCGCGTACCATGAGAATTATCTTTCTATAACCCTTTATTCTTTGGTGATCACCCTGATCACGAGGGTCGCGACTTATTTTCTATTTTCGCTTTTCTTTCACGAGAATTTAAGCTATTCTATTTTCAGTACGTCGATTTACAACGCGATCATCGCTCCGTTGTTCTTTTATCTACTCGGTAAATTGTACAGACTGGAACAATTGGAGGCCTAA